A region from the Syntrophorhabdaceae bacterium genome encodes:
- a CDS encoding NAD(P)-dependent oxidoreductase has protein sequence KDVHARGTAYTVDKKALNDIIHPMFRMQEQTLGIVGMGKIGTVTALKARGLGMRVICYDPYVLGPVMVSRGVTPVDFDTLLKKSDFITTHTPLTTETSHLFGYDQFKKMKRTAYFINTSRGGCVDQKGLVRALKEGLIAGAGIDVTEEEPIPLNDEILSLPNVILTGHSAWHSLTSQVDLYRRPMTQVVQALKGEFPMYTVNPDVKARWLKRWGNNA, from the coding sequence CAAAGACGTGCATGCCCGCGGCACGGCGTATACGGTTGACAAAAAAGCGTTGAATGATATTATTCACCCTATGTTCCGCATGCAGGAGCAGACACTGGGAATAGTGGGAATGGGCAAGATCGGGACGGTGACTGCTCTCAAGGCCCGGGGACTCGGCATGCGGGTGATCTGTTACGACCCTTATGTACTGGGACCGGTTATGGTAAGCAGGGGCGTCACGCCGGTCGATTTCGACACCCTCCTTAAAAAATCGGATTTCATCACCACCCATACCCCTCTCACCACCGAGACGAGCCATCTCTTCGGCTACGATCAATTCAAGAAGATGAAACGGACTGCCTATTTCATCAATACGTCCCGTGGCGGATGCGTCGACCAGAAGGGCCTCGTCCGTGCCTTGAAAGAGGGTCTTATTGCGGGAGCAGGGATAGACGTCACCGAAGAAGAGCCCATACCACTTAATGACGAGATCCTTTCACTCCCGAATGTGATACTGACGGGACACAGCGCGTGGCATTCCCTCACCTCTCAGGTCGACCTTTACAGAAGACCGATGACGCAGGTCGTGCAGGCACTGAAAGGAGAATTCCCCATGTATACGGTAAATCCCGATGTAAAGGCACGATGGTTGAAGAGGTGGGGAAATAACGCATAA